From Rhodovastum atsumiense, a single genomic window includes:
- a CDS encoding hydroxyacid dehydrogenase translates to MQVILTEPIHPVPLARLREAAEVVAWDDPRSADWSHADAIIVRAAPVTRARISSARRLKVIGKHGIGVNAIDVQAAREHGVQVVYTPTANVNSVAELIVGFMLALMRKLPDNMRMLRAGAARISPTELTGTELGGKTLGLVGLGRISQRVAEICRFGFGMEVVGYDPFLPADRFAELGIVHHATLDALLAASDVVSVSVPYTPQTRHLIGEAQLRLCRPGALLINTARGGVVDEIALADALRRGLLAGAACDVFETEPPPPQHPLLALPNFLGSLHVGASTNEALLRVGNTVVSDVLAVLRGEKPEFPYLS, encoded by the coding sequence TTGCAGGTCATACTGACGGAACCCATCCATCCGGTCCCCCTGGCCAGGCTGCGCGAGGCGGCGGAGGTGGTGGCCTGGGACGATCCGCGATCCGCCGACTGGTCGCACGCTGACGCGATCATCGTGCGCGCGGCCCCGGTGACCCGCGCCCGGATCTCGTCCGCACGACGGCTCAAGGTCATCGGCAAGCACGGCATCGGGGTCAATGCCATCGATGTGCAGGCCGCCCGGGAACACGGAGTGCAGGTGGTGTACACGCCCACCGCCAACGTCAATTCCGTGGCCGAACTCATCGTGGGCTTCATGCTCGCCCTGATGCGCAAGCTGCCCGACAATATGCGCATGCTGCGCGCCGGCGCAGCCCGCATTTCCCCCACGGAACTCACCGGGACGGAACTGGGCGGAAAAACCCTCGGGCTGGTGGGGCTCGGCAGAATCTCGCAACGTGTCGCGGAGATCTGCCGCTTTGGCTTCGGCATGGAGGTGGTGGGGTATGATCCCTTCCTGCCTGCGGATCGTTTTGCCGAGCTGGGCATCGTCCATCATGCGACGCTGGACGCGCTGCTCGCGGCATCGGACGTGGTCAGCGTCAGCGTGCCTTACACGCCGCAGACCCGTCATCTCATTGGTGAAGCCCAGCTCCGGCTCTGCCGTCCCGGGGCGCTGCTCATCAATACCGCGCGCGGTGGTGTCGTCGACGAAATCGCGCTGGCAGATGCCCTGCGTCGCGGCCTGTTGGCAGGGGCTGCCTGCGATGTCTTTGAGACGGAGCCGCCGCCCCCGCAACATCCTTTGCTTGCGCTTCCAAATTTTCTCGGCTCGCTCCACGTGGGGGCGTCCACCAACGAAGCGCTGCTGCGGGTGGGCAACACCGTGGTGAGCGACGTGCTGGCAGTGCTGCGCGGTGAAAAACCCGAATTTCCCTACCTGTCGTGA
- a CDS encoding LysR family transcriptional regulator has protein sequence MQSQDIEIFLQLARHRNLSRAAEVTHLSQSTISKRLQMLEEKLGYHLLERGKGLKKVELTPQGEAFLPIAERWQELLREAHEVSWAQPRQHIVIGTVPSANMTFIPELCRRLWNRKPRLSYRTISLHSVEMYEEIEKRTIDVGFSLVEQTAQSVAVSPCFSVPLIGVRIRQGGARKVDVRSLDPEHCILVPWGTSYLAWHDYWFHSGKKPWATVDNPLILFAVIEHKEQWAVVPRGIAHAMLATGRFETFQIDPAPPERVFYKITHKTPRSSVALALQAFNEELAGTIHDGFPDIYTDFRDSRPATPTRRP, from the coding sequence GTGCAGTCCCAGGACATTGAGATATTTCTTCAATTGGCACGCCACCGGAACCTGTCCCGTGCCGCCGAAGTGACACATCTTTCCCAGTCCACCATCAGCAAGCGACTGCAGATGCTGGAAGAAAAGTTGGGCTATCACCTTCTGGAAAGGGGCAAGGGACTCAAGAAGGTGGAGTTGACGCCCCAGGGCGAGGCCTTCCTGCCGATCGCGGAACGCTGGCAGGAATTGTTGCGCGAAGCCCATGAGGTCAGTTGGGCCCAGCCACGCCAGCACATCGTCATCGGCACCGTTCCCAGCGCCAACATGACCTTCATTCCCGAATTGTGCCGACGCCTCTGGAACCGCAAGCCCCGCCTGAGCTATCGCACAATTTCGCTTCACTCCGTGGAAATGTACGAGGAGATCGAGAAGCGCACCATCGATGTGGGCTTCTCGCTGGTCGAGCAGACGGCGCAGAGCGTCGCGGTGTCGCCGTGCTTCTCCGTGCCGCTCATCGGCGTGCGCATCCGCCAGGGCGGCGCAAGAAAGGTCGATGTCCGTTCACTCGACCCGGAGCACTGCATCCTCGTTCCCTGGGGCACCAGCTACCTGGCCTGGCACGACTACTGGTTCCATTCCGGCAAGAAGCCCTGGGCGACCGTGGACAATCCGCTCATCTTGTTCGCGGTCATCGAGCACAAGGAACAATGGGCGGTCGTCCCCCGCGGCATTGCCCACGCCATGCTGGCAACGGGCCGCTTCGAGACCTTCCAGATCGACCCCGCTCCGCCGGAGCGCGTCTTCTACAAGATCACGCACAAGACCCCCAGAAGCAGCGTGGCATTGGCGCTCCAGGCGTTCAACGAGGAACTCGCCGGCACGATCCACGATGGCTTCCCCGATATCTATACGGACTTCCGGGACAGCCGCCCCGCCA
- a CDS encoding RraA family protein, translating into MSLPGNRIFTRLNRPDPELIEAFRGQATPNIADNMSRMFCACSAISPVRPDMKLCGPAFTVKVNPGDNLFIHKALDLARPGDIVVVDGQGDLTNALIGEIMVRYAARRGIGGLVLDGTVRDYDGILAFGTLPVFSRGYTPMGPYKNGCGEINTVIACGGAVVRPGDIVVGDADGVVFVPQKDAREVLAATQAISAREKQIFVDIEAGCYDRAWVDAKLRQTGAEIIDDTCQF; encoded by the coding sequence ATGTCCCTTCCTGGAAACCGGATCTTCACCCGGCTCAACCGTCCTGATCCCGAGCTCATCGAGGCTTTCCGCGGGCAGGCCACGCCCAATATCGCGGACAACATGTCGCGCATGTTCTGCGCCTGCAGCGCCATCAGCCCGGTGCGCCCGGACATGAAGCTCTGCGGTCCCGCCTTCACCGTCAAGGTCAATCCCGGGGACAACCTCTTCATTCACAAGGCGCTGGACCTGGCCCGGCCCGGCGACATCGTGGTGGTGGACGGCCAGGGAGACCTGACCAACGCGCTGATCGGAGAGATCATGGTGCGCTACGCCGCCCGGCGGGGCATCGGCGGACTGGTGCTCGACGGCACGGTGCGGGACTACGACGGCATCCTTGCCTTCGGCACGCTGCCTGTGTTCTCGCGCGGATATACGCCGATGGGGCCTTACAAGAACGGGTGCGGGGAAATCAACACGGTGATCGCCTGTGGCGGAGCCGTGGTGCGTCCCGGCGACATCGTGGTGGGTGACGCCGACGGCGTGGTCTTCGTTCCCCAGAAGGACGCGAGGGAGGTGCTGGCGGCCACCCAGGCCATTTCAGCCAGGGAGAAGCAGATTTTCGTCGACATCGAGGCCGGTTGCTATGACCGCGCCTGGGTTGACGCCAAGCTTCGCCAGACGGGCGCGGAAATCATCGACGACACCTGCCAGTTCTGA